The stretch of DNA TGCTTGTCGAACGATTCCTGTCCCCGGCCAATCTGGTACTTGTCCTTCGGCCAGAAGCGCGACGAATCCGGTGAGAGAATCTCGTCGATCAAAATCAGGCGGCCGTCATGAATCCCGAATTCAAACTTCGTGTCGGCAAGAATGATGCCGCGGCTCTCGCAGTAATTGGCGGCTTGCAGATAGATCTGCTTCGAAACCTGGCGCAACTTCGCCGCCAGATCGATGCCGACCATGCCGGCCATCTCTTCGAATGCGATATTAATGTCGTGCCCCGACTCTTCCTTGGTCGCCGGTGTGAAGATCGGTTCGTCGAACTTCTGCGACTCCTTGAGGTCCTTGGCGAAGTGAAAGCCGAGAACGGTCGTGTCGCCGGTCTTCAGCTTCTCCTGATAGTCCTTCCAGAGCGAGCCGGAAATGTAGCCGCGAACGACGCACTCGATGTCGATGCGCTCCGCCTTCCGCACCAGCATCGACCGCCCCTCCAGTTGGTCGCGATACTTGCGCACCGGCTCCGGGTACTCGTCGACGTTTGCCGTCAGGAAATGATTCG from Candidatus Zixiibacteriota bacterium encodes:
- a CDS encoding phosphoribosylaminoimidazolesuccinocarboxamide synthase — its product is MESVLQTEMPDVKLFARGKVRDVYDLDDRLLIVATDRISAFDYVLPDAIPGKGKVLTRMSLFWFEYTKNVVPNHFLTANVDEYPEPVRKYRDQLEGRSMLVRKAERIDIECVVRGYISGSLWKDYQEKLKTGDTTVLGFHFAKDLKESQKFDEPIFTPATKEESGHDINIAFEEMAGMVGIDLAAKLRQVSKQIYLQAANYCESRGIILADTKFEFGIHDGRLILIDEILSPDSSRFWPKDKYQIGRGQESFDKQYVRDYLLTCGWDRNSQPPHLPADIINGTRQRYEEIEKILLKQ